From the Mustelus asterias chromosome 22, sMusAst1.hap1.1, whole genome shotgun sequence genome, one window contains:
- the LOC144510268 gene encoding claudin-16-like gives MIFVLQIMSFTLAFVSTFFLIVATWTDCWMVNADDSLEVSQKCRGLWWECVTNSVDGIRTCDQYDSILAEHPLKIVLTRALMITADILAGFALIILIFGLDCVKILREEPQIKLRICYMAGFIFGIGGIPGMIGSVWYAVDVYVERATLVLQNVFLGIQYEFGWSCWLGMAGSTGCFLASIMLTCCLYLFRAALLRGVGLDSAILCFPVESSLAWNTSQEI, from the exons ATGATTTTCGTTCTCCAAATTATGTCCTTCACTCTGGCCTTTGTGTCAACTTTTTTCTTGATTGTGGCGACCTGGACAGATTGTTGGATGGTGAATGCTGACGATagtttggag GTCAGTCAGAAATGCAGGGGTTTGTGGTGGGAATGCGTCACAAACTCCGTGGATGGGATCAGGACATGTGATCAATATGACTCCATTTTAGCAGAACATCCAC TTAAGATAGTGCTCACTCGAGCGCTAATGATTACAGCAGACATTCTGGCAGGCTTTGCACTTATTATATTAATTTTTGGATTGGACTGTGTGAAGATTCTAAGAGAAGAACCTCAGATCAAATTAAGGATCTGTTACATGGCGGGCTTCATTTTTGGAATAGGAG GAATCCCGGGTATGATTGGTTCTGTGTGGTACGCTGTGGACGTGTACGTGGAAAGAGCAACACTGGTACTGCAGAATGTATTTTTAGGAATTCAGTATGAATTTGGCTGGTCTTGCTGGCTGGGAATGGCCGGGTCGACAGGCTGCTTCCTGGCTTCTATCATGTTAACCTGTTGTCTTTATCTTTTCAGAG CTGCCCTGTTGCGAGGTGTTGGGCTGGATTCTGCAATCCTGTGCTTCCCAGTGGAAAGCAGCCTTGCATGGAACACATCTCAGGAAAtctag